The following are encoded together in the Plasmodium knowlesi strain H genome assembly, chromosome: 8 genome:
- a CDS encoding microneme associated antigen, putative, translated as MHDYFLRTKFNLLNNGLFNSLYRNGSMYRSDEGGKNPNVGRASNSFSTDTHLPDRTNKELNNQLIYSYYNNFANERSARAQQDRSGQQERSGKYGGCGKHDHSGSDRSRSDHSRSDRDRSDRGKGEHPDLSALYDEAGGNFTKGNCNMHMNGHGKTFLDYRAYGHKDKEMLCVENNNQVIQEETFFYEEFKKLKNDVMALQIMNVNLQKQVLANHTMLGPSKVIPQHIIINNKTEVASNAISQIQDNKKKNNGFLYMLLKKLLSSRLTQMIFVSSFFISIYLFNKHWQRALKMSQLERRINSNFILRSVRMFEETLGMRKFSYP; from the coding sequence ATGCACGACTATTTTTTGAGGACAAAATTTAATCTTCTGAACAATGGACTTTTCAACAGCCTCTACAGAAATGGTTCCATGTATAGAAGTgatgaagggggaaagaaccCGAACGTGGGGAGAGCTTCGAATTCGTTTAGCACCGACACACACCTTCCCGACAGGACGAACAAAGAATTGAATAATCAGCTGATTTACTCGTACTACAACAACTTTGCGAATGAGAGAAGCGCACGGGCGCAGCAAGATCGTAGCGGGCAACAAGAAAGAAGTGGTAAATACGGTGGATGTGGAAAACACGATCACAGCGGAAGTGACCGCTCCAGAAGTGACCACTCGAGAAGTGATCGCGACAGAAGCGATCGCGGCAAGGGTGAGCATCCCGACCTGAGTGCGCTCTACGACGAGGCGGGCGGGAACTTCACCAAAGGGAACTGCAATATGCACATGAACGGACACGGAAAGACCTTCCTGGACTACCGGGCGTATGGCCACAAGGACAAGGAAATGCTCTGCGTCGAAAACAACAACCAAGTAATCCAGGAGGAAACCTTTTTTTacgaagaatttaaaaagctAAAAAACGATGTTATGGCACTACAAATTATGAACGTCAACCTCCAAAAACAAGTATTAGCGAACCACACCATGCTGGGCCCCTCCAAGGTGATTCCACAACATATAATAATTAACAACAAAACGGAAGTGGCCTCCAATGCTATCAGCCAAATTCAGGacaacaagaaaaaaaacaacgggTTTCTATACATGCTGTTGAAGAAGCTGCTGAGTAGTAGGCTGACGCAAATGATTTTCGTGTcgtcttttttcatttccatatATTTGTTTAACAAGCACTGGCAGCGCGCCCTGAAGATGTCGCAACTGGAGAGGCGCATCAACTCCAATTTCATCCTCAGGAGCGTGCGTATGTTTGAGGAGACCCTGGGCATGCGCAAGTTCAGCTACCCGTAG
- a CDS encoding zinc finger protein, putative: MSSFANNGGNYRNRTLGTSPKCQNINHKVTSVENGPSVFCTLCALPYNAKIRLNPCFHVICSKCYELCAQQQACLLCNVEINDVEFLFIGENIFVCPYGDCKKGFLNLKCFHYHIHFKHQFMKLGNYYTEDRSSSSISDRQNARGDTLSFPINEPFSTSFFSNNDGLNAYTASNEDDQEFNYESAKNEPSGSATNITISRAPGMNVSRGDTLPPVRDTPFNVHSNPINNFTVQSKNLSLQSSMPLGGGAINTNEKNASGENFSTPMMQFTGKWDYGNVPFKSDFNTFNMPPNSDALAPSKNNSLGPSGKENEEDDYDNLEDLM; encoded by the coding sequence ATGAGCTCCTTCGCGAACAATGGCGGGAACTACAGGAACAGGACACTGGGCACATCACCCAAATGCCAAAACATAAACCACAAGGTAACCTCGGTGGAGAACGGGCCCTCCGTTTTCTGCACGCTCTGCGCTTTACCGTACAACGCCAAAATTAGACTGAACCCCTGTTTTCATGTAATCTGTAGCAAATGTTACGAGCTGTGTGCACAGCAACAAGCCTGTCTTCTGTGCAATGTAGAAATAAATGATGTGGAGTTTCTTTTCATCGGTGAAAATATCTTTGTATGTCCTTATGGTGACTGCAAAAAGGGCTTTCTCAATTTAAAGTGTTTCCATTATCACATTCACTTCAAGCATCAGTTTATGAAGTTAGGAAATTATTACACCGAAGATAGAAGTAGCAGTAGCATTAGCGATCGCCAGAATGCACGTGGAGATACTTTGTCCTTCCCGATCAATGAGCCTTTTTccacctcctttttttcaaacaatGATGGATTAAATGCTTACACCGCCAGTAACGAGGATGATCAGGAATTTAATTATGAATCTGCAAAGAATGAACCAAGTGGAAGCGCAACCAACATTACCATAAGTCGTGCCCCCGGTATGAATGTCTCGCGTGGTGATACCCTCCCCCCGGTAAGGGACACACCCTTCAACGTACACAGTAACCCAATTAACAATTTTACCGTGCAAAGCAAAAACTTAAGTTTACAAAGTAGTATGCCCCTTGGTGGAGGTGCCATAAACACGAACGAGAAAAATGCCTCCGGGGAAAATTTctctacccccatgatgcAGTTCACAGGCAAGTGGGATTATGGTAACGTACCCTTCAAGTCAGATTTTAATACGTTTAATATGCCCCCTAACAGTGATGCTCTTGCCCCCAGTAAAAACAACTCCCTTGGACCCAGTGGGAAGGAGAACGAGGAGGACGACTACGACAATCTCGAGGATCTCATGTGA